The proteins below are encoded in one region of Halorhodospira halochloris:
- a CDS encoding aminopeptidase P N-terminal domain-containing protein, with product MDSLHRKVSEKRRQALLNQCSERQALIIPAASEKTRNRDVEHVFRQDSDFLYLTGFPEPDAVAVLLPNRAGGEFILFVRERDPEQERWSGKRYGTEDAKELFGADQAYPLAEIGQKLPELLVGREIINYPIGRDEHGDRRMLDWFRSARRLCRATQQPPVCIQTFDNNIHSMRLIKSAEELDAMHRAAGVTVSAHRRAMQVAQPAMPEYELAAEILAIFHRHGGEAAYPSIVAGGANACTLHYVTNRELLRDGDLVLIDAGAELDGYAADITRTFPVNGRFSGEQRAVYEIVLAAQQAAIEEVCCGRTFDDFHQRATRVLVQGMVDLDWLSGDIDNLIERGEHRRFYPHRTGHWLGMDVHDVGPLALEGKWQELQEGMVVTVEPGLYCPPGSTEIDERWRGIGVRIEDDVAVTANLPWVLTEGVPKNPVEVEAMMSCKL from the coding sequence ATGGACTCGCTTCACAGGAAAGTCTCTGAAAAGAGGCGCCAAGCGCTGCTAAATCAATGCAGTGAGCGTCAAGCCTTGATTATCCCCGCAGCTTCTGAGAAAACGCGTAACCGCGACGTGGAGCATGTGTTTCGCCAGGATAGTGATTTTCTATATCTTACTGGTTTTCCGGAGCCTGATGCCGTAGCAGTGCTGCTGCCGAATCGTGCGGGTGGTGAGTTTATCCTTTTTGTCCGCGAACGTGATCCTGAACAGGAGCGTTGGTCAGGCAAGCGCTATGGAACCGAAGATGCCAAGGAGTTATTCGGAGCCGATCAGGCCTATCCACTCGCAGAGATTGGGCAGAAATTGCCTGAATTATTGGTGGGCAGAGAGATCATCAACTACCCGATTGGCCGTGATGAGCATGGAGATCGGCGCATGCTTGACTGGTTTAGGAGCGCACGCAGGTTGTGTAGGGCGACCCAGCAGCCGCCGGTTTGCATTCAGACCTTTGACAACAACATCCACTCTATGCGCCTCATTAAAAGCGCTGAGGAGCTTGATGCGATGCACCGCGCCGCGGGGGTTACGGTAAGTGCCCACCGGCGAGCTATGCAGGTAGCCCAACCCGCGATGCCAGAATATGAACTTGCTGCTGAGATACTGGCAATTTTCCACCGCCACGGTGGCGAAGCGGCATATCCAAGCATTGTCGCTGGCGGCGCCAATGCTTGCACACTGCATTATGTCACCAACCGCGAATTACTACGCGATGGCGATTTAGTGCTAATCGATGCCGGAGCCGAGCTTGACGGCTATGCTGCTGATATAACACGCACCTTTCCGGTAAATGGCCGATTTAGTGGTGAACAGCGTGCCGTCTACGAGATAGTACTTGCCGCTCAGCAGGCAGCCATTGAAGAGGTATGCTGTGGTCGTACCTTTGATGATTTCCATCAGCGAGCAACGCGAGTTCTTGTCCAGGGCATGGTAGATCTAGACTGGCTTAGCGGGGATATCGATAACCTTATTGAGCGCGGTGAGCACCGGCGGTTCTATCCCCATCGAACTGGCCACTGGTTGGGCATGGATGTTCACGATGTTGGCCCCCTTGCGTTAGAAGGTAAGTGGCAAGAGCTCCAAGAGGGCATGGTCGTTACTGTTGAGCCTGGGCTCTATTGTCCGCCAGGAAGCACCGAGATTGACGAGCGCTGGCGGGGTATTGGGGTGCGCATCGAAGACGATGTTGCGGTCACTGCCAATCTCCCCTGGGTGTTGACTGAGGGTGTTCCCAAGAATCCGGTTGAGGTGGAGGCAATGATGTCTTGCAAATTATAA
- a CDS encoding UPF0149 family protein, giving the protein MGWEERYDSVEESLQAVGAHVGAAESHGMLCGVLTGAQDTSQARWIADVLADTEPRGEAARACLEMLTILYDETAAGLADENFEFHPMLPGEHSSLPERSRALAAWCSGFLFGIGRSEPGSDSTLPANVREVLHDLSEIARVAAQPDDEEDDEESYAELVEYVRVAVLLCREHLLHTFIDDNNH; this is encoded by the coding sequence ATGGGTTGGGAAGAGCGTTACGACAGTGTTGAAGAGTCACTTCAGGCAGTAGGTGCACATGTTGGTGCAGCAGAAAGCCACGGTATGCTCTGTGGTGTGCTAACAGGAGCGCAAGATACAAGCCAGGCACGATGGATAGCTGACGTACTTGCCGATACAGAACCACGCGGCGAGGCCGCGCGAGCGTGTCTGGAGATGCTTACCATCCTTTACGATGAGACAGCGGCCGGATTGGCTGATGAGAACTTTGAGTTTCATCCCATGTTGCCTGGCGAACACTCTTCGCTTCCCGAGCGCAGCAGAGCTCTGGCAGCTTGGTGCAGTGGTTTTTTGTTCGGTATTGGCCGCAGCGAGCCTGGATCCGACTCAACTTTACCGGCCAATGTGCGCGAGGTTCTTCATGATTTGAGTGAGATTGCGCGTGTTGCAGCGCAGCCAGATGATGAGGAGGATGATGAAGAGTCTTATGCCGAGCTAGTAGAGTACGTCAGGGTTGCGGTGCTGCTGTGCCGAGAGCATTTGTTGCATACATTTATTGACGACAATAATCATTAA
- a CDS encoding TIGR02449 family protein, whose product MADKSVEELDNLEQRVEHVIAECQRLREENRVLHETQEQLKAERATLQEKNELARSQIESMISRLKAMEQ is encoded by the coding sequence GTGGCTGATAAATCGGTTGAAGAGTTGGACAACTTGGAGCAGCGCGTAGAGCACGTTATCGCTGAATGCCAGCGGCTGCGCGAGGAGAACCGCGTCCTCCACGAGACCCAAGAGCAGCTTAAGGCTGAACGTGCCACCCTACAAGAGAAAAACGAGTTAGCAAGATCGCAGATTGAGTCAATGATCAGCCGACTTAAGGCTATGGAGCAATAG
- a CDS encoding cell division protein ZapA encodes MTEAVKVRILEQDYTIACPEDAKNSLLQSADYVDRKMREVRQSGKVVGTDRVAVMAAINIAYELLEAHAENQEMADVRKRLARLDERIAETVANDAKANTGKSG; translated from the coding sequence ATGACCGAAGCGGTCAAAGTCAGAATCCTCGAACAGGACTACACAATTGCCTGCCCCGAGGATGCAAAAAACAGCTTACTGCAGTCTGCCGACTACGTTGATCGTAAGATGCGCGAGGTGCGTCAAAGCGGCAAGGTGGTTGGGACCGACCGTGTCGCGGTAATGGCCGCTATAAACATCGCTTACGAATTGCTCGAGGCACACGCTGAAAACCAAGAAATGGCTGATGTACGCAAACGTCTGGCCCGCCTTGATGAACGGATAGCAGAGACAGTTGCCAATGATGCTAAGGCCAACACTGGCAAATCTGGTTGA
- a CDS encoding 5-formyltetrahydrofolate cyclo-ligase, with product MRNSSVQENHDLKRELRRNLRAQRRNIGLARRRKAEYTILKRTLTLLKRRRARSVACYLDSDGEVPTQKLITQITLQGMDVYLPVLQHKSKRLCFRRYTYATPMRPNRYGILEPIPDQSPAIGANRLDAVLLPVVGFDRQGSRLGMGGGFYDTTLKFLQHRDWHPLITIGLAFELQLVDYIPTDRWDISLDRVVTERSVYQGRVKQVY from the coding sequence ATGCGAAACAGCTCAGTCCAAGAGAATCACGATTTGAAAAGAGAGTTGCGCCGCAACTTGCGGGCTCAGCGCCGCAACATTGGCTTGGCAAGACGCAGAAAAGCTGAGTACACCATTCTTAAACGTACCCTCACCTTGCTGAAGCGACGTCGCGCAAGATCAGTGGCATGCTATCTTGATTCAGATGGAGAAGTGCCGACACAGAAGTTGATCACACAAATCACATTGCAAGGGATGGATGTCTATCTGCCAGTTTTACAACATAAGTCAAAGAGACTATGTTTCCGCCGTTATACCTACGCCACACCCATGCGACCAAATCGCTACGGCATACTCGAGCCGATCCCAGACCAATCCCCAGCTATAGGTGCTAATAGACTGGATGCAGTCTTGTTACCCGTAGTAGGGTTCGATAGGCAAGGGAGTCGCTTAGGCATGGGAGGCGGATTCTATGACACCACCCTCAAGTTTCTTCAGCACAGAGACTGGCATCCTCTGATTACGATCGGACTAGCATTTGAGCTGCAACTAGTGGACTACATTCCTACCGACAGATGGGATATATCTCTGGATAGAGTGGTCACGGAAAGATCCGTCTATCAGGGTCGAGTTAAGCAGGTTTATTAG